Below is a window of Thermoanaerobaculia bacterium DNA.
TCGACGTAGACCATCTTTCCCTTGTGGAGGTATTCGCCGCAGATCTGGGCGAGCTTATCCCAGGCGACGATCGAGTGCCATTCGGTTCGCTCCTGGCGCTCCCCGGTCGACCGGTCCTTCCACGTTTCCGTCGTCGCCAGGCGAAACTTCGCGAGCGCGGTTCCGCCCTGGGTCGTCGACACTTCGGGGTCCGCTCCGAGATGTCCGATGAGAATCACCTTGTTGACGCCGGCCATGTCTTCCTCCTTCTCCGATGTCGGTTCCGCGGATAGTACACCCGGGGCGGACGGCGGGCCGCCGGTTGCGCGTCGAGCGTCGAGAGGCGAGAGGTTCGAGAGTGCGGGCCGGAAGTCGGCCATCGCCTCGACGCTGTTCGCCGCGTCGCGGCGAACGGCCGGGCGCTAGAATCCTCCGCAGTGAAGTCGCCGCTCAAGACGCTTTCCCGCGAGACGGCGATCTACGGCCTCTCGAC
It encodes the following:
- a CDS encoding single-stranded DNA-binding protein; protein product: MAGVNKVILIGHLGADPEVSTTQGGTALAKFRLATTETWKDRSTGERQERTEWHSIVAWDKLAQICGEYLHKGKMVYVEGSLQTRSWDDQNGQKRYKTEIKANNVLMLSPRVEGAARGGGEFPQAVPPAGVPDEDDDVPF